The segment GCGCTCAACGCGCTCAGCACCCAATAATACTGCAATTTGTTCCGCCAATTCAGGGTTGCCAGGGACTGGATACTGGCATTCAAAAAGGGCTTGTGGAAACCCGCCAAAATCATGAATCGTTTCTGGTTGTGCGCTAGTACTGACCTTGAGCGTGAGGCTCTCCCAGTGGGCTGATACGACGACCACCGCGCGAGGGGAAAGGCGCTTCCCCAGTTCGCGTAGGAAAGCGTGGGCCGGCGTTTTATTCAGTGCCAGCATGGGTGAGCCATGAGAAATAAACAGGCTGGGTAGCATCTTAGTACCTCCGTTAGCCTATAGCGGTCTAATGATGCCCGCACAAGCCGAAGCCAATGCGGGCAGAGCGGTTAAGCGAGTTTGCGGCTGACAACAGCGCTACCGCCACCTAAGCCTGCCTGTACCACGAGAGCAATCGTCCAGAAAATTGGGAATTCCCAGCCTCCACCCGCGTTCGAGAACAGCCAACCGTTGCCCACGTGTACCGTGGCTGCACCTAGCAACACGGGCACTAGAGCAAGGCTTATCCAGCGAGTATAGATCCCCAGTAAAAGCGCAAGGCCACCCCCTATTTCGGCAGCAATAGTGAAGTACGCAAGAACACCCGGTAAGCCCAAAGATTCAAAATAGCCGACGGTGCCTGGCAGGGTGAAGACAAATACCTTAAGCAAGCCGTGAGCTAAGGCCATCACGCCCAAGCTGATGCGCAGCAAGGCGGTGGCATGGAGAGTAAGGGGTGAAGTGTTAACAGTGGTCATTGCCGTCTCTCTTAGTTGCGAGCATCACGTTGGATGCGATAGCGCTACTTTACGGATAAAAGACACTGAGATAATCCACTGTTACTGCACTTCACTGTTGCGATAAAGGCGACAATCCGAGCTCGATTTCCCATGCTGGTGGGTCACCCCATGCTGCCGTTAATAACTCAATAAAGCGCTCTACTTTGGCAGGTAAATAGCGTCGGGCTGGGTAAATCGCATGGATATCTAGCAAAGCAGGGGTTAAATTCTGCAAGATGGGTACTAGGCGCCCGTTCGTAATGCTATCAGTCACTAAAAAGCTGGGCTGTTGCGCTATCCCTAAGCCTGCTTCAGCAGCATGCGTCAGCATATCCCCATTATTACTCTCTAGGGGGCCAGAAACACTAAGTAGTTGATGACCAATCCTCCAATCGCCACTGTTTTGGCCGCTTCGGTAGCGAAGGCAGCGGTGAGATGCCAAGTCGTTACTAGTCAGCGGCGTGCCATGCTGAGCGAGGTAATCAGGTGACGCGCAAAACAGCATCCGGCACTTGGTGAGCCGCCGCGCCACTAAGCTAGAGTCGGGTAGGTTGCCAATGCGAATGGCGACATCGTAGCCCTCTTCCAGCAAATCAACGCGGCGGTCGTTTAGATCCAAACGCACCTCAAGCCCTGGGTGCGTCTGCATAAACTGTGCAACCAGCGGCGAAAGATAGCGTGTGCCGAAGCTCATCGGGCCATTGATGCGCAACTGCCCGCTTACCGTACTGGTGCCACTGCCGATTTCTGCCGCTGCCTCGTCTAAAGCGATCAAAATGCTTTGTGCACGAACGAGATAGCGTTCGCCCGCTTCAGTAAGATGTAGCCGCCGAGTGGTACGCTGAATAAGCCGAGCACCTAATGCCTCTTCAAGCGCCATTACTTGGCGAGATATCCGAGTGCGGGAAAGATCTAGCGCTTCGGCCGCGCGGGTGTAGCTACCCATCTCAGCGACCTTTACAAACGCAGCAATATGGTCGAGCTGGTTCATTGCGCGTGGAACGCCTGTGCAGCCAGGCGGGGGTCTGGCTGGCCACAAATAGCAGAAATAACCGCAACACCGTTTGCCCCAGCAGCTTTCACGTGAGCCATGTGTTCAGCTTTTAACCCGCCAATCGCGACACATGGGAGTTGGCAAGCATTGGCAAGCTGTGCCAGCCCATCAAAGCCAATTGGCTGGGCGTGGTCTTGTTTACTGCCCGTCGCAAACACAGGCCCTAAACCGACGTAATTGAGCAACTCGATGGGAGCCTTCTGAAGTTGGGCTAGAGTGTTAATTGAAAGCCCGATAATGGCGTGCTGGCCGAGTGTGGTTCGCGCTTCTTGAACAGCCGTGTCGCTTTGCCCGACATGTAAGCCATCGGCCTGACTGGCTACAGCCACGCTCAGGCGGTCATTAATGATCAGTGGAACGCCGCTACCTGCTAACAGCGCTTTGAGACGTTTGGCCTGGGCGATCATGTGCTCGTCACTAGCGTGTTTATCACGCAGTTGCACCATGGTAATGCCACCCTGTACAGCAGCTTCAACCGTTTTTTCCAGGCCCATGCCAGCGCATAGACCCGTATCGGTGACTAAATAGAGCGAAAGATCAAACGGCAT is part of the Halomonas sp. GT genome and harbors:
- a CDS encoding DoxX family protein, which encodes MTTVNTSPLTLHATALLRISLGVMALAHGLLKVFVFTLPGTVGYFESLGLPGVLAYFTIAAEIGGGLALLLGIYTRWISLALVPVLLGAATVHVGNGWLFSNAGGGWEFPIFWTIALVVQAGLGGGSAVVSRKLA
- a CDS encoding LysR family transcriptional regulator; protein product: MNQLDHIAAFVKVAEMGSYTRAAEALDLSRTRISRQVMALEEALGARLIQRTTRRLHLTEAGERYLVRAQSILIALDEAAAEIGSGTSTVSGQLRINGPMSFGTRYLSPLVAQFMQTHPGLEVRLDLNDRRVDLLEEGYDVAIRIGNLPDSSLVARRLTKCRMLFCASPDYLAQHGTPLTSNDLASHRCLRYRSGQNSGDWRIGHQLLSVSGPLESNNGDMLTHAAEAGLGIAQQPSFLVTDSITNGRLVPILQNLTPALLDIHAIYPARRYLPAKVERFIELLTAAWGDPPAWEIELGLSPLSQQ
- the thiE gene encoding thiamine phosphate synthase, giving the protein MPFDLSLYLVTDTGLCAGMGLEKTVEAAVQGGITMVQLRDKHASDEHMIAQAKRLKALLAGSGVPLIINDRLSVAVASQADGLHVGQSDTAVQEARTTLGQHAIIGLSINTLAQLQKAPIELLNYVGLGPVFATGSKQDHAQPIGFDGLAQLANACQLPCVAIGGLKAEHMAHVKAAGANGVAVISAICGQPDPRLAAQAFHAQ